A genome region from Hevea brasiliensis isolate MT/VB/25A 57/8 chromosome 9, ASM3005281v1, whole genome shotgun sequence includes the following:
- the LOC110647365 gene encoding serine/arginine-rich splicing factor SR45a codes for MSYSREGRSASPRASVSPVKGRRSRSLSRSRRSRSRSRDSTEAANPGNNLYVTGLSTRVTTSDLEKFFNKEGKVVECHLVTDPRTRESRGFAFVTMEKVDDADRCIKYLNRSVLEGRLITVEKAKRNRGRTPTPGRYHGLRDRRGRGHRRSRSYSPRRWDDRDRDRDRDRDYYSRDRRGRSRSPYSRRGDDYDSHRRHRDRSLSADRGYRR; via the exons ATGTCATACTCAAGGGAAGGGAG ATCTGCTTCACCGCGCGCCTCAGTTTCACCTGTTAAAGGTCGTCGATCAAGGTCCTTGTCAAGGTCTCGTCGAAGTCGATCCAG GAGTCGTGATTCTACAGAAGCAGCAAATCCTGGAAATAATTTGTATGTAACTGGGTTATCCACTAGGGTCACCACCAGTGATCTTGAGAAGTTCTTTAACAAAGAAGGGAAG GTTGTGGAGTGTCATCTGGTAACAGATCCTCGCACCAGAGAATCCCGTGGATTTGCTTTTGTTACCATGGAAAAAGTTGATGATGCTGATCGCTGTATCAAGTATTTGAATCGTTCAGTGCTTGAAGGACGATTAATCACTGTGGAAAAG GCAAAAAGGAATCGTGGCAGGACACCAACTCCTGGCAGGTATCATGGTCTGAGAGATAGGCGAG GTCGTGGCCACAGACGGTCCCGCAGCTACTCACCTCGCCGATGGGATGACAGAGACAGAGACAGAGACAGAGACAGAGATTATTATTCAAGGGACCGGCGTGGAAGATCACGGTCTCCATATAGTAGGAGGGGAGATGATTATGATTCACATAGGAGGCACAGGGATCGCTCGTTGTCAGCTGACCGTGGCTACCGTAGATAA